From the genome of Azospirillum fermentarium:
TTCCTTGGGCTGGGGCAGGGTCGGGAAACAGGCCGCCGCACCGCCGGCCCGTGCGGCGAAGGTGCTGAGCGTGCGGCCCGGCCCCACCTCCACCAGCGGCACCGGCATCCGTTCCAGCAGCCGGGCCAGACCGTCGGCGAAGCGCACCGGCTGGCGCAGGTGGTTCGCCCAGTATTCGGGCCGGGTGGCCTCCGCCTCGGTGATCCAGGTGCCGGTCAGGTTGGAGAGATAGGGGATGCGCGGCGCGCTGAAGCGCACCCGCCTCAGCAGCGCCAGGAACGGTTCCACCGCCGGCTCCATCATCGCCGAGTGGAAGGCGTGGGAGGTGTGCAGGCGGGTGCAGGCCACCCCCTCGGCGTCCAGCAGCACCTGGAAGGCGGCCACCGCGGCCTCCGGCCCGGCGACGACGCACAGGCCGGGGGCGTTGACCGCCGCCAGCTCCACCCCGTTGCCCAGCCGCGGGCGCAGGGCGTCTTCGGCCAGGGGCACGGCCAGCATCGCCCCCGGCGCCATGGACTGCATCAGCCGCCCGCGCGCCGCGATCAGCGACAGCGCGTCCGCCAGGGAGAAGACGCCGGCCAGACAGGCGGCGACGTATTCGCCCAGGCTGTGGCCGATCATGGCGCTGGGCGTCAGCCCCCAGCTCATCAGCAGGCGGGCCAGGGCGTATTCGACGGCGAACAGCACCGGCTGGGTGACGGCGGTCTGCGCCAGGGTGCGCCCCGCCGCCTCCGCCGCACCGTCCGCGGGGAACAGCAGGGTGCGGATGTCGAGGCCCAGGTCGGCCTGCAGATGGCGGGCGCAGGTGTCGATCTCGTCCCGGAACACCGGCTCGCTGCGGTAGAGATCCCGCGCCATGCCGGGATACTGGCTGCCCTGGCCGGGGAACAGGAAGGCCACCCCCTGGTCGCCGCGCTCGCAATAATGGGCCGGCTGGGGGCTGCGCAGTTTCTGAACCGCGTCGGCCACCCCGGTGCAGACCACGGTGCGGCGGTGGGCGAAGGGCCGGCGCCCGCGCTGGAGCGTGTGGCACACGTCGGCCAGATCGGCGCCGGGCGTTTGCTCCAGATAGGATGCCAGATCGTCGGTAACGGCCTGCAGCGCGCTGTCCGTGCGTGCCGACAGGGTGACGATCTGCACGGGGCGGGAGGGCGACCCCGGTTCCGTCAGCGGCGCTTCTTCCAGGATGGCGTGGGCGTTGGTGCCGCCGACCCCGAACGAGCTGATGCCGGCCCGGCGCGGGGTGCCCTTGCGCCGTGGCCAGGGCTGGAGCGTGTTGACGACGTAGAACGGCGTTTCCGGCAGGTTCAGCTTGGGATTGGGAGCCTGGAAATGCAGCGTGGGCGGAATCATCTCGTGCCGCAGCGCCAGCACCGTTTTAATCAGCCCGGCCAAGCCCGCGGCCTTGTCCACATGGCCGATGTTCGATTTGACCGCACCCAGGCCGCAGAAGCCGGTCTTCTGCGTGCCGGTGCGGAAGGCGCGGGTCAGGCCCGCCACCTCCACCGGGTCGCCCAGCGGGGTGGCGGTGCCGTGGGTTTCCACGTACGAAATGGTGTCGGGCGGGCAGTTGGCGACGCTCTGCGCCTCCACGATCACCGCGGCCTGCCCCTCGATGCTGGGGGCGGCGTAGCCCAGCTTCTTGGAACCGTCGTTGTTGATGGCGGTTCCCTTGATCACCGCGTGGATGGTGTCGCCGTCGGCCAGCGCGTCGGCCAGCCGCTTCAGCACCACGGCGGCCATGCCGTTGCCGTCCACCAGCCCGCTGGGGGTGGCGTCGAACGGGCGGCAATGGCCGTCGGGGGAATAGGCCGACCCCGGTTCGTGGATATGCCCGTGCTTTTGCGGCAGATGCACGGTGATGCCGCCCACCAGCGCCATGTCGGCCTGATAGGTGATCAGGCTCTGACAGGCGAAATGGGTGCTGACCAGCGACGACGAACACGCGGTGCCGATGTCCACCCCCGGCCCCTGGACGTTCAGGGCATAGGCGATGCGGGTCGGAACAAAATCCTTGTCGTTGAAGATCGACAGCTGGAACCCGCCCACCGTCTCGGCCAGACCGGGGTTGGAGAGGATGTTGAGCGGCAGATAGGTGTTCATGCCCGCACTGGTGTAGACGGCGACGCGCCCGTCGTACGCCTCGGCGTCATAGCCGGCGTGCTCCATGGCCTGCCACGCGCATTCCATCAACAGACGGTGCTGCGGGTCCATCAGTTCCGCTTCACGGGGGGAGATGCCGAAGAAGGCGGCGTCGAACTGGTCGGCGCCGTCCAGATAGCCCTTGGTGGCGATGAAATCCGGGTGGCGGATGGTCTCCAGATCCAGCCCGGCCTCCAGCAATTCGGCCTCGGTGAAGGTGGCGATGGATTCCACGCCGTCGCGCAGGTTGCGCCAGAAGGCGTCAACATCCGCCGCCCCCGGCATGCGTGCGGCCATGCCGATGATGGCAATGCTGTCCTGCTCGTCCTGCAGCAGCGCGTCGTCGTTGGTCATCTCGTCAGGCTCCCTCAGGCGTGCTGCCGTCTGCGCCGGGCCGCGGACTGGCGGGCGGCGGTGCGTTGCTGGTCGGCGCGGGTCTTGATGCGGCCGTAATCGGGGGCCGCCCCCTCGCCCTGTCCCTGGGCATCGCTCAGGTACTGGGCCAGGGAGGCGACGGTGGGATGCTTGAAGAAGGCGATCACCACCGCGTCGCGGTCCATCAGGTGGTCGAGCCGCGAGCACACCTGAAGCAGCAGGAAGGAATCGCCGCCCAGGTCGAAGAAGTTGTCGTGAACCCCGACCCGCTCGATTCCCAGCACCTCCTGCCAGATGCCGGCCAGTTCCTGTTCCACGTCGGTGCGGGCCGGCAGATAGGTATCGGCCGTGCCACCGCGGGTCTGTTCCGGCACCGGCAGGCGGGCGCGGTCGATCTTGCCGTTACCGGTCAGCGGCATCTGCGCCACCACCACCAGTGCTGCCGGCACCATGTGGGCCGGCAGCCGGTCCTTCAGCGCCCGGCGCAGGGCGTCGGCCAGGGCGCTGTCGTCTTCCGCCGGCTGGGCGGGGCGGACATAGGCGGCGAGATACGGATGCCCCGGCTGATCCTCGCGCAGAAGCACCACGGCCTCGCCCACCTCGGGCAGGCCGCCCAGCACGCCCTCGATCTCGCCCAGTTCGATGCGGAAGCCGTGCAGCTTGATCTGCCGGTCCATGCGGCCCAGGTAGGTCAGCGTGCCGTCCGGCAGATAGCGGGCGCGGTCGCCGGTCCTGTAGAGCCGTTCACCCTGCCGGGTGAAGGGATCGGGGACGAAGGCCCCGGCGGTCAGGTCGCCGCGGCCCAGATAGCCGCGGGCCAGCCCGGCCCCGCCGATGTAAAGCTCCCCCGCCATGCCCGGCGGCACCGGCTGGAGATGGCGGTCCAGCACATGCAGGCGGGTGCCGGCGATGGGCCGCCCGATGGGCATCACCCCCGCCGCAACCGGCGCCGTGGCGCCCTGGACGCAGCACCCGACCACGGTTTCGGTGGGGCCGTATTCGTTGACCGCGCGGACGGTGCCGTCCGCCAGCCACGGGTTGATGGCGGTGGCGGTCAGCGCCTCCCCCCCCAGCACCAGATGGCGGGCCAGTCCGGCGGGCGGGGCGCCGTCGA
Proteins encoded in this window:
- a CDS encoding type I polyketide synthase — encoded protein: MTNDDALLQDEQDSIAIIGMAARMPGAADVDAFWRNLRDGVESIATFTEAELLEAGLDLETIRHPDFIATKGYLDGADQFDAAFFGISPREAELMDPQHRLLMECAWQAMEHAGYDAEAYDGRVAVYTSAGMNTYLPLNILSNPGLAETVGGFQLSIFNDKDFVPTRIAYALNVQGPGVDIGTACSSSLVSTHFACQSLITYQADMALVGGITVHLPQKHGHIHEPGSAYSPDGHCRPFDATPSGLVDGNGMAAVVLKRLADALADGDTIHAVIKGTAINNDGSKKLGYAAPSIEGQAAVIVEAQSVANCPPDTISYVETHGTATPLGDPVEVAGLTRAFRTGTQKTGFCGLGAVKSNIGHVDKAAGLAGLIKTVLALRHEMIPPTLHFQAPNPKLNLPETPFYVVNTLQPWPRRKGTPRRAGISSFGVGGTNAHAILEEAPLTEPGSPSRPVQIVTLSARTDSALQAVTDDLASYLEQTPGADLADVCHTLQRGRRPFAHRRTVVCTGVADAVQKLRSPQPAHYCERGDQGVAFLFPGQGSQYPGMARDLYRSEPVFRDEIDTCARHLQADLGLDIRTLLFPADGAAEAAGRTLAQTAVTQPVLFAVEYALARLLMSWGLTPSAMIGHSLGEYVAACLAGVFSLADALSLIAARGRLMQSMAPGAMLAVPLAEDALRPRLGNGVELAAVNAPGLCVVAGPEAAVAAFQVLLDAEGVACTRLHTSHAFHSAMMEPAVEPFLALLRRVRFSAPRIPYLSNLTGTWITEAEATRPEYWANHLRQPVRFADGLARLLERMPVPLVEVGPGRTLSTFAARAGGAAACFPTLPQPKESRGALETLLHAVAELWKRGVAPDWSGFYRDERRRRVPLPTYPFQRQSYWVAPGKRTAAAPVTAGKRTDVADWFHLPGWRAAVAPAPRTDADGTTLVFTDTRGVGTALADELARLDRPVVTVRAGAAFAKDSGTAYTIDPAQTDDFTALFDELLTDGALPRRIVHLWGLTGEGVAEGAPAIARHTAPALALVQALAWLALDEPVDLTIVADRLRGLDGEAAADPAKAALLGLTATIPWEHPAIRCRAIDVAPADPAAALARRLVRELDAPAEERIVALRGGRRWVYAPTPVRLNRDGGEPVFRAGGVCAVTGGLSAIGLGLAQQIRALAPVRLALIDTDGTDEPAGGTGDALVIRVPAYDAPSLEAAFRRIEDALGPITGVVHAAGMSEERPVRLIRDLDPATRARYWGQQEAAMAALDAVLRTRPVEVCMVMSSLAAEIGGLGQAAHAAAAVAFDTFAEARGWTVVNWDMWAADAAAAARAGFAITPAEGADAFTRLAHLPAGGRVVVATADPAARRQAAGTQPRAGADAAEGQTDAAPAKGHQRPDLVPYVAPRTEDEAAVAALWQEVLGIESIGINDNFFDLGGHSLIAAQLVSRLRRLFGVDVELDALFATPTVAQLAESLARKRPTGGGEEDLAALLDRLESMSEDEVAALLADGDIPAELLSSAGIK